A single window of Eucalyptus grandis isolate ANBG69807.140 chromosome 1, ASM1654582v1, whole genome shotgun sequence DNA harbors:
- the LOC104429949 gene encoding G-type lectin S-receptor-like serine/threonine-protein kinase At2g19130 produces the protein MDSKNSSPWSFILPIFLLCSSLYTHLCLGTDKLDANRSISGDQILNSSGGHFTLGFFSPRNSTYSYIGIWYNKISVQTVVWVANRDNPITDRHSTELKVWGGNLVIVNNSEVPVWSTNLTASSSGSSSMVAVLEDDGNFALKAAPNSSVTLWQSFDYPTHTWLPGAKLGIDKRKNTSQILTSWKNAEDPSTGLFSLRIQPSSDGEYYIWWNRSKNYWTSGAWDNQTKIFSLIPEMRLNYIYDFKYVDNENESYFTYSVKSSANTTSRLVMDFSGQIKQYSWLPSSQLWNLFWSQPRQQCEVYGLCGPFGVCSENTVNFCSCLLGFSITSLRDWNLSDWSGGCKRNSDLNCAANASNAKRDRFSLRSNMKLPNVTQSLDVGSDTECGDACLSKCSCTAYAFEDNACSIWIGDLFNAQQLSQSDTGGKSFYLRLAASDVKDPSKKSNVIAIVAGSVSSAVAILAIVLFGVWRWRRRATVTTKTVEGSLIAFAYRDLQVATKNFSEKLGGGGFGSVFKGTLPDSSHIAVKKLESISQGEKQFRTEVSTIGTIQHVNLVRLRGFCSEGDKRLLVYDFMPNGSLDYHLFHGKDLKTLDWKTRYQIALGTARGLAYLHEKCRDCIIHCDIKPENILLDAEFCPKVADFGLAKLVGRDFSRVLTTMRGTRGYLAPEWISGVAITAKADVYSYGMMLFEFVSGRRNSELSENGAIKFFPTWAASKIAEGGDLLDLLDPNLETNAHTEELTRICRVACWCVQDEETHRPSMGKVVQILEGVLDVNLPRIPRTLQLLLGNQEHIVFFTESSSSNQNSQTKSNTSTASLQNPNSSSSTKSES, from the coding sequence ATGGATAGCAAAAACAGTAGTCCGTGGTCGTTCATACTCCcaattttcttgctttgctcATCTCTGTACACCCACCTCTGTCTTGGCACAGACAAGCTCGATGCGAATCGATCTATATCTGGTGATCAAATCTTAAACTCCTCGGGTGGCCACTTTACGCTTGGCTTCTTCTCGCCGCGTAACTCCACGTACTCCTACATAGGCATCTGGTACAACAAAATCAGCGTGCAAACCGTCGTCTGGGTCGCCAACCGAGACAACCCTATCACTGACAGGCACTCCACTGAACTGAAGGTCTGGGGTGGCAATCTTGTGATTGTTAACAACTCCGAAGTCCCCGTTTGGTCCACGAATTTGACTGCTTCTTCATCTGGATCGAGCTCCATGGTGGCGGTTCTTGAGGACGACGGCAACTTCGCTCTCAAAGCGGCGCCGAATTCTTCCGTGACTCTGTGGCAGAGCTTTGATTACCCGACGCACACGTGGCTTCCCGGTGCCAAATTAGGGATCGACAAGCGCAAAAATACGAGTCAGATCTTGACATCATGGAAGAACGCCGAGGACCCTTCGACAGGTTTGTTCTCTCTCCGTATCCAGCCGTCCAGTGACGGTGAGTACTACATATGGTGGAATAGGTCTAAGAATTACTGGACTAGTGGGGCGTGGGACAATCAGacgaaaattttctctttgatccCTGAAATGAGATTGAACTATATTTACGATTTCAAATATGTGGACAATGAGAACGAGAGCTACTTCACCTATTCAGTCAAAAGCTCCGCCAACACCACATCAAGGCTTGTGATGGATTTTTCTGGGCAGATCAAGCAGTATTCCTGGTTGCCTTCTTCCCAGTTGTGGAACTTGTTCTGGTCGCAGCCCCGGCAACAATGTGAGGTGTACGGACTTTGCGGGCCTTTCGGTGTTTGCAGCGAGAATACCGTCAATTTCTGCAGCTGCTTGCTTGGGTTTAGCATCACGTCTCTGAGGGATTGGAATCTGAGCGATTGGTCTGGCGGTTGCAAGAGGAATTCAGACTTAAATTGTGCGGCAAATGCTTCAAATGCGAAGAGAGACCGTTTCTCGCTAAGGTCTAACATGAAATTGCCTAATGTAACCCAATCTTTAGATGTCGGGAGCGATACGGAATGCGGAGATGCTTGTTTGAGCAAGTGCTCTTGCACGGCGTATGCTTTCGAGGATAATGCCTGCTCAATCTGGATTGGGGATCTCTTCAATGCGCAACAGCTCTCGCAAAGTGACACTGGTGGAAAAAGCTTCTATCTCCGGCTTGCTGCTTCTGATGTCAAGGATCCAAGCAAGAAGAGCAACGTAATTGCGATAGTTGCAGGGTCTGTTAGCTCCGCAGTAGCGATATTAGCCATTGTCTTGTTTGGTgtttggagatggaggagaagggCAACCGTAACAACAAAGACAGTGGAGGGTTCACTGATAGCTTTTGCATACCGGGACTTGCAAGTAGCAACAAAGAATTTCTCAGAGAAGTTGGGTGGGGGCgggtttggttcagttttcaAGGGAACATTACCTGATTCAAGTCACATAGCAGTCAAGAAGCTTGAAAGCATAAGCCAAGGAGAGAAGCAATTCCGAACAGAAGTAAGCACAATCGGCACCATCCAGCATGTGAATCTTGTTAGGCTCCGTGGGTTCTGCTCTGAGGGTGACAAAAGGTTGTTAGTCTACGATTTCATGCCAAATGGTTCCTTAGACTATCACCTCTTTCATGGAAAGGACTTGAAGACCCTGGATTGGAAAACGAGGTACCAAATTGCTTTGGGAACGGCTCGAGGTCTGGCTTATCTCCATGAGAAGTGTAGAGACTGCATCATACATTGCGACATCAAGCCAGAGAACATCCTTCTAGATGCTGAATTCTGTCCAAAAGTGGCAGATTTTGGCCTGGCAAAGCTTGTTGGCCGAGATTTCAGCAGGGTGTTGACGACCATGAGAGGCACAAGAGGGTATCTTGCGCCGGAGTGGATCTCTGGAGTGGCCATAACAGCAAAAGCTGATGTTTATAGCTATGGAATGATGCTCTTTGAGTTTGTGTCAGGAAGGAGGAACTCAGAGCTTTCGGAAAATGGGGCCATTAAGTTCTTCCCAACATGGGCTGCTAGTAAGATAGCTGAAGGAGGTGACCTGCTTGATCTTTTGGACCCAAACTTGGAGACAAACGCTCATACTGAAGAGTTAACTAGGATATGCAGAGTTGCTTGCTGGTGTGTACAAGATGAGGAAACTCACAGGCCATCGATGGGAAAGGTTGTTCAAATACTCGAGGGGGTGTTGGATGTGAACCTGCCCAGGATACCGAGAACCCTTCAACTGCTTCTTGGTAATCAGGAGCATATAGTTTTCTTCACTGAGTCATCGTCATCGAACCAGAATTCCCAGACGAAGAGTAATACCTCAACTGCTTCCTTGCAGAACCCAAATAGTTCATCTTCGACGAAGTCCGAGTCTTGA